The following coding sequences lie in one Peribacillus frigoritolerans genomic window:
- the ispE gene encoding 4-(cytidine 5'-diphospho)-2-C-methyl-D-erythritol kinase yields MKLMEKAPAKINLALDVLFKRPDGYHEVEMIMTTVDLADRIELKEITGNHIQILSHNRFVPDDHRNLAYQAAFILKERFGINKGVSITIEKNIPVAAGLAGGSSDAAATLRGLNRLWKLGLSMDELAEIGAEIGSDVSFCVYGGTALARGRGEKITHLPAPPKCWVILAKPTIGVSTADIYKRLQTSKMEHPDVPGMITAIMENNYHDVCEGLGNVLEQVTLQLYPEVANIKDQMKTFGADSVLMSGSGPTVFGLVEHDSRMQRIYNGLRGFCDQVYAVRLLGDRNNLE; encoded by the coding sequence AAACGGCCTGATGGGTATCATGAGGTGGAAATGATCATGACGACAGTCGACCTTGCCGATAGAATTGAACTAAAGGAAATAACGGGAAATCATATCCAAATTCTATCCCATAATCGATTTGTTCCGGATGATCATCGGAATTTAGCTTATCAAGCCGCATTTATTCTAAAGGAACGTTTTGGAATCAATAAAGGTGTTTCTATAACTATAGAGAAAAATATCCCTGTAGCCGCAGGGCTTGCTGGTGGAAGCAGTGATGCCGCAGCTACATTAAGAGGCTTAAATAGACTGTGGAAGCTAGGTCTTTCCATGGATGAACTTGCGGAAATAGGAGCTGAAATTGGCTCTGATGTTTCATTTTGTGTATACGGAGGTACGGCATTGGCCAGAGGGCGCGGGGAAAAAATCACGCATCTTCCTGCACCGCCAAAATGCTGGGTCATCTTGGCCAAACCGACGATCGGCGTTTCGACAGCTGATATATACAAAAGGCTCCAAACTTCAAAAATGGAGCATCCGGATGTACCTGGAATGATTACGGCTATTATGGAAAACAATTATCACGATGTATGCGAGGGGTTGGGCAATGTTCTGGAACAGGTGACATTGCAGTTATACCCAGAGGTTGCGAACATTAAAGATCAAATGAAGACATTTGGAGCAGATTCGGTCTTGATGAGCGGAAGTGGTCCGACCGTTTTTGGTTTGGTGGAACATGATTCGCGCATGCAAAGAATTTATAATGGACTTCGCGGATTTTGTGATCAAGTCTATGCAGTCCGTTTACTGGGTGATCGAAACAATCTTGAATAG
- the purR gene encoding pur operon repressor, translated as MKFRRSERLVDMTNYLLEHPGELVSLTYFAERYSSAKSSISEDLTIIKDTFEQRGIGSLTTVPGAAGGVKYIVSIKEEEANAFIDGLCDTIASPERLLPGGYLYMTDILGHPQTVNKVGRIIASMYAKKNVSVIMTMATKGISLAYAVANYLNVPVVIVRRNNKVTEGSTVSINYVSGSSKRIQTMVLSKRSLVEGSNVLIVDDFMKAGGTINGMVSLLDEFKATVAGIAVLVESEHTEECLVEDYVSLIKLTQVVERDKKINVSRGNYFTKKD; from the coding sequence ATGAAATTTCGTCGCAGCGAGAGGCTAGTCGATATGACCAATTATTTATTAGAACATCCGGGGGAACTTGTTTCGCTGACTTATTTTGCTGAAAGGTATAGTTCGGCAAAATCCTCGATCAGTGAAGATTTGACGATCATCAAAGATACCTTTGAACAACGCGGGATAGGATCTTTGACAACCGTTCCAGGTGCGGCCGGTGGAGTGAAATATATTGTTTCCATCAAGGAAGAGGAAGCCAATGCCTTCATTGACGGATTATGCGATACGATCGCTAGTCCTGAAAGGCTGCTTCCTGGCGGTTATCTATATATGACAGACATATTAGGACATCCGCAAACCGTGAATAAGGTTGGAAGGATAATCGCTTCAATGTATGCCAAGAAAAATGTCTCAGTCATCATGACAATGGCAACCAAAGGGATATCATTAGCATACGCCGTGGCAAATTATTTGAATGTTCCAGTTGTCATTGTAAGAAGGAATAATAAAGTAACGGAAGGTTCTACAGTGAGCATCAATTATGTTTCGGGCTCTTCAAAGAGGATTCAGACTATGGTACTCTCTAAAAGAAGCTTGGTTGAGGGTTCGAATGTATTAATTGTAGACGATTTCATGAAGGCTGGGGGTACCATCAACGGTATGGTCAGTCTATTGGATGAATTCAAGGCAACAGTTGCAGGAATTGCGGTGCTGGTCGAATCCGAACATACGGAGGAGTGCCTTGTCGAGGACTATGTTTCATTAATCAAGTTGACACAGGTGGTCGAAAGAGACAAGAAAATCAATGTCAGCCGAGGCAATTATTTTACGAAAAAGGATTAG
- a CDS encoding RidA family protein — protein MKTIHTDEAPAAIGPYSQGVIVDKLFFSSGQIPLTASGEMVTGDVKEQTHQVFKNLQAVLKEAGASLETVIKATVFIKSMEDFGSINEIYGEYFSAHKPARSCVEVARLPKDALVEIEVVALVK, from the coding sequence ATGAAAACGATACATACGGATGAAGCACCGGCAGCGATCGGACCATATTCACAAGGCGTGATCGTGGATAAGTTATTTTTCAGTTCAGGACAGATTCCACTTACTGCTTCTGGTGAGATGGTTACAGGGGATGTCAAGGAACAAACACACCAGGTCTTTAAGAATCTCCAAGCTGTATTGAAAGAAGCTGGGGCTTCATTGGAAACTGTCATTAAGGCTACAGTATTCATTAAAAGTATGGAAGATTTCGGTTCGATTAATGAAATATACGGAGAATATTTTTCTGCTCACAAACCTGCTCGCTCTTGTGTAGAGGTTGCTCGGCTTCCGAAAGATGCACTAGTGGAAATAGAAGTGGTAGCGCTCGTTAAATAA
- the spoVG gene encoding septation regulator SpoVG, whose amino-acid sequence MEVTDVRLRRVNTDGRMRAIASITLDNEFVVHDIRVIDGNNGLFVAMPSKRTPDGEFRDIAHPINSSTRGKIQEAVLTEYHRLGELETELEEAGAGAS is encoded by the coding sequence ATGGAAGTAACTGACGTAAGATTACGCCGTGTGAATACGGATGGTCGTATGAGAGCTATCGCATCAATTACACTGGATAATGAATTTGTGGTTCATGATATTCGTGTGATCGACGGAAACAATGGTTTATTTGTAGCAATGCCAAGTAAACGAACTCCAGATGGAGAATTCCGGGATATCGCTCATCCAATCAATTCCTCGACACGCGGGAAAATTCAAGAAGCTGTCTTGACAGAATATCATCGATTGGGAGAACTTGAAACTGAATTAGAGGAAGCTGGAGCAGGTGCTTCTTAA
- the glmU gene encoding bifunctional UDP-N-acetylglucosamine diphosphorylase/glucosamine-1-phosphate N-acetyltransferase GlmU, translated as MSNRYAIILAAGQGTRMKSKLYKVLHPVCGKPMVQHVIDQVNQLQIEDIVTVIGHGAEKVQEQLGDSCKYALQEQQLGTAHAVMQAESVLSVKNGTTLVICGDTPLIKAETMKELIALHEQSQAKATILTAYADNPAGYGRVLRGEGGLVEKIVEHKDASDEERYVKEINTGTYCFDNQALFNALTKVSNENVQGEYYLPDVIEILKQEGEVVTAFQSSDFEETLGVNDRVALSQAEQVLRKRINETHMRNGVTIIDPLTTFIEADVQIGQDTVINPGSFIKGKSIIGQDCLIGPNTEISNCEIGDGTEVLQSVVHESSIGSFVKIGPFAHVRPQSDIKDSVKIGNFVEIKKTVFGKGSKVSHLSYIGDAEVGENVNIGCGSITVNYDGKNKYLTKIEDNVFIGCNSNLVAPVTVGEGAYVAAGSTITQDVPQDALSVARARQVNKEDYVKNLKFNK; from the coding sequence ATGAGTAATCGTTATGCAATAATATTGGCCGCTGGGCAAGGTACTAGGATGAAATCTAAGCTTTATAAGGTTTTGCACCCTGTTTGCGGGAAACCAATGGTACAACATGTTATCGATCAAGTCAATCAACTTCAAATAGAAGATATTGTAACAGTCATCGGCCATGGAGCTGAAAAAGTTCAAGAACAACTTGGTGATTCATGCAAGTATGCCTTACAAGAACAGCAACTAGGTACGGCACATGCTGTAATGCAAGCGGAAAGCGTTTTATCCGTAAAAAATGGTACGACCCTTGTTATTTGCGGTGATACGCCTCTGATTAAAGCGGAAACGATGAAAGAGCTTATAGCATTGCATGAGCAAAGTCAGGCGAAAGCAACAATCTTAACAGCATATGCAGATAACCCTGCTGGCTATGGAAGGGTCCTTCGCGGTGAAGGCGGACTTGTAGAAAAAATCGTCGAGCATAAGGATGCCTCTGATGAAGAAAGATATGTTAAGGAAATAAATACCGGTACATATTGCTTCGACAATCAAGCATTGTTTAACGCGCTGACAAAAGTTTCAAATGAAAATGTCCAGGGAGAATATTACTTACCGGATGTCATTGAAATCTTAAAACAGGAAGGCGAAGTGGTGACGGCCTTCCAATCCAGTGATTTCGAGGAAACATTGGGTGTGAATGACCGTGTGGCTTTATCGCAGGCTGAACAAGTTTTACGGAAACGCATCAATGAAACGCATATGAGGAATGGTGTAACGATCATCGATCCGCTTACTACGTTCATTGAAGCGGATGTACAAATCGGGCAGGATACAGTCATTAACCCTGGGTCATTCATTAAAGGAAAAAGTATTATCGGGCAGGATTGCTTAATTGGCCCGAATACGGAAATCAGTAATTGTGAAATTGGTGATGGAACGGAAGTCCTCCAATCGGTTGTACATGAAAGCAGTATTGGAAGTTTTGTAAAAATCGGTCCATTCGCACATGTTAGACCTCAATCAGATATTAAGGATTCCGTTAAGATCGGTAATTTTGTCGAAATTAAAAAGACCGTTTTTGGCAAAGGAAGCAAAGTATCGCATTTGAGTTATATTGGTGATGCAGAGGTTGGGGAGAATGTTAATATAGGCTGCGGATCTATTACCGTGAATTACGACGGGAAAAATAAATATTTGACGAAGATTGAAGACAATGTTTTCATAGGCTGCAATTCTAATCTAGTTGCACCTGTAACGGTAGGAGAAGGAGCATATGTAGCTGCTGGGTCAACCATCACCCAAGATGTACCGCAGGATGCCCTATCCGTTGCTCGGGCTCGTCAAGTTAACAAAGAAGATTATGTCAAGAATTTGAAATTTAATAAATAA
- a CDS encoding ribose-phosphate diphosphokinase, producing MSNQYLDPNLKVFSLNSNFDLAQEIAAAIGVELGKCSVTSFSDGEVQINIEESIRGCDVYVIQSTSQPVNENLMELLIMIDALKRASAKTINIVMPYYGYARQDRKARAREPITAKLVANLLETAGAHRVITLDLHAPQIQGFFDILIDHLVAVPILADFFKEKDLSDIVIVSPDHGGVTRARKMADRLKAPIAIIDKRRPRPNVAEVMNIIGNIEGKTAILIDDIIDTAGTITLAANALVENGAKAVYACCTHPVLSGPAIERIQNSTIKELVVTNSIALSEDKKIDKIVGLSVAPLIAEAIIRVHEEQSVSTLFD from the coding sequence ATGTCAAATCAGTATTTAGATCCTAATTTAAAAGTATTCTCTTTAAATTCAAACTTCGATTTAGCTCAGGAAATTGCTGCTGCAATCGGTGTTGAACTTGGAAAATGTAGCGTAACAAGTTTCAGTGACGGTGAAGTTCAGATTAATATTGAAGAAAGTATTCGTGGCTGTGACGTATACGTAATCCAATCAACAAGCCAACCAGTCAATGAAAATTTAATGGAACTTTTAATTATGATCGATGCTCTTAAACGTGCTTCAGCTAAAACGATCAATATTGTAATGCCATATTACGGTTATGCCCGACAAGATCGTAAAGCGCGTGCGCGTGAACCAATTACAGCTAAACTTGTCGCAAATCTTTTAGAAACGGCTGGTGCCCACCGAGTAATCACATTAGATCTTCACGCACCACAAATTCAAGGTTTCTTCGATATTCTGATCGATCACCTTGTTGCTGTTCCGATTTTAGCTGATTTCTTCAAGGAAAAAGATTTAAGTGATATCGTCATCGTTTCCCCAGATCATGGCGGTGTAACACGTGCCCGTAAAATGGCCGATCGCCTAAAAGCGCCGATCGCCATTATCGATAAGCGCCGTCCAAGACCGAACGTGGCTGAAGTCATGAACATCATTGGTAATATTGAAGGGAAGACAGCAATACTGATTGATGACATCATCGATACTGCAGGAACTATTACACTAGCGGCCAATGCCCTTGTGGAGAATGGCGCTAAAGCAGTGTATGCCTGTTGTACACACCCAGTCCTTTCAGGTCCTGCCATCGAAAGGATTCAAAATTCAACGATCAAGGAATTGGTCGTGACTAACTCGATTGCCCTATCTGAAGATAAGAAAATCGATAAAATTGTTGGACTTTCTGTAGCACCATTGATTGCAGAAGCAATTATTCGTGTGCATGAGGAACAATCGGTCAGCACATTATTCGATTGA
- a CDS encoding sulfonate ABC transporter substrate-binding protein, translated as MKKKRKIWLLSIFSIFMLIVSACGQEKNSSTSADAKESDKTIRIGYQKFGTLNILKSKGNLETRLKEVGYTVDWTEFPAGPQLLEALNVGSLDFGHTGEAPPIFAQAAKAPLVYIANQPANPSGEAIVVQNDSPIKNVKDLKGKKVGLNKGSNVHYLLVKALEEAGLTLDDITPVYLPPADARAAFEGNQIDAWVIWDPFLSAAELELETKTIRDGEGLVANREFFLATDSFAGNEEALKIIKEELIKVDKWIEENPREVAEFLSPEIGMSVEALEKTLNRKEYGLEEISSTVLDDQQKIADTFFNLKLIPSKINVLDASADVKKN; from the coding sequence ATGAAGAAAAAACGAAAGATATGGCTGCTGTCCATCTTCAGCATCTTCATGCTGATAGTAAGTGCATGTGGGCAGGAAAAGAACAGTTCCACAAGTGCTGACGCAAAAGAATCAGATAAAACCATCCGAATCGGTTATCAAAAATTCGGGACATTAAATATTTTAAAATCAAAAGGGAATCTGGAAACGCGTTTAAAAGAAGTGGGATATACCGTCGATTGGACTGAATTCCCTGCAGGACCTCAGCTGCTTGAAGCCTTGAATGTCGGCAGCCTTGATTTTGGGCACACAGGGGAGGCGCCGCCGATATTTGCACAGGCAGCCAAGGCTCCGCTTGTCTATATTGCCAATCAACCGGCAAACCCATCAGGAGAGGCCATAGTCGTACAAAATGATTCACCCATTAAAAATGTGAAAGATTTAAAGGGAAAGAAGGTTGGTTTGAATAAAGGTTCCAATGTTCATTATTTATTGGTCAAAGCTTTAGAGGAAGCAGGACTTACTCTTGATGATATTACCCCGGTCTACTTGCCACCGGCAGATGCGAGGGCCGCTTTTGAAGGAAACCAAATTGATGCCTGGGTAATATGGGATCCATTTTTATCAGCGGCGGAATTGGAGCTTGAAACGAAAACGATCCGGGATGGAGAAGGACTGGTTGCGAATCGTGAATTCTTCTTGGCAACTGATTCATTTGCCGGGAACGAAGAGGCTTTGAAGATCATCAAAGAAGAACTGATAAAAGTTGATAAATGGATTGAAGAAAACCCAAGGGAGGTCGCTGAGTTTTTATCTCCGGAAATTGGAATGAGTGTGGAGGCATTGGAAAAAACATTAAATAGAAAAGAATACGGACTTGAGGAGATTTCCAGTACGGTTTTGGATGATCAACAAAAGATTGCCGATACATTTTTTAATCTTAAATTAATTCCAAGCAAGATTAATGTTCTAGATGCATCTGCAGATGTTAAAAAAAATTAA
- the ssuD gene encoding FMNH2-dependent alkanesulfonate monooxygenase, whose product MKVFWFLPSHGESRYLGSTKGGRAITLPYLRQIAQAVDHLGFEGALLPTGRSCEDAWVVGSSLISATERMKFLVAIRPGLMSPTLAARMASSFDRLSNGRLLINVVTGGDPVELAGDGVFLNHEERYEQTNEFLDIWRREMSGESVDYEGEHLKVEGGNILLSPVQKPYPPLYFGGSSEPAIDISGKHIDVYLTWGEPPVQVAEKIEKVRKKAAEYGREVRFGIRMHVIVRETEEKAWQAADELIKYVDDEMIENSQKIFERFDSVGQKRMSQLHNGSRDSLEISPNLWAGVGLVRGGAGTALVGSAENVAARMKEYEEIGIESFVLSGYPHLEEAYRVAELLFPLLPVEQQQVPVSKATSPFGEILANDHYPTKGSEIEDEVKQKVQ is encoded by the coding sequence ATGAAAGTATTTTGGTTTTTGCCATCACATGGGGAAAGTCGCTATTTAGGATCGACAAAGGGAGGGAGAGCGATTACACTTCCTTATTTAAGACAAATTGCACAGGCAGTCGATCATTTAGGTTTTGAAGGGGCTTTGCTTCCAACAGGCCGGTCTTGTGAGGATGCTTGGGTAGTTGGTTCTTCATTGATTTCTGCAACGGAAAGAATGAAATTTTTAGTTGCGATCCGTCCAGGTTTAATGTCGCCAACCTTGGCTGCGCGTATGGCTTCAAGCTTCGACCGGTTGTCGAATGGCCGTCTTTTGATCAATGTTGTAACTGGGGGGGACCCAGTCGAATTGGCAGGTGATGGCGTGTTTCTAAATCATGAGGAACGCTATGAGCAAACAAATGAATTTCTCGATATCTGGAGAAGGGAAATGTCTGGTGAGAGTGTGGACTATGAAGGGGAGCATCTAAAGGTTGAAGGCGGGAATATTCTGTTGTCACCTGTACAAAAACCGTACCCACCGCTCTATTTCGGAGGTTCATCCGAGCCAGCCATCGATATATCGGGAAAGCATATTGATGTCTACTTGACTTGGGGTGAGCCGCCGGTGCAAGTTGCTGAAAAAATTGAAAAGGTACGTAAAAAAGCAGCCGAGTACGGACGTGAAGTCAGATTCGGCATTCGCATGCATGTCATTGTAAGAGAAACGGAAGAAAAAGCTTGGCAGGCAGCGGACGAACTCATTAAATATGTGGATGATGAAATGATTGAAAATTCACAAAAGATTTTTGAGCGATTTGATTCAGTGGGACAGAAGCGGATGTCGCAACTTCATAATGGAAGCAGGGATTCACTCGAAATCAGTCCAAATTTATGGGCGGGTGTAGGTCTAGTGCGCGGTGGTGCCGGTACAGCACTAGTCGGAAGTGCGGAAAATGTTGCCGCCAGAATGAAGGAATATGAAGAAATCGGAATAGAATCCTTTGTTTTATCCGGGTACCCTCACCTGGAAGAAGCGTACCGTGTGGCGGAATTATTATTCCCTTTACTCCCTGTCGAACAGCAGCAAGTTCCTGTTTCGAAAGCGACGAGTCCATTCGGGGAAATACTGGCAAATGACCACTACCCTACAAAAGGAAGTGAAATTGAAGATGAAGTTAAACAAAAAGTTCAATAG